A DNA window from Aquarana catesbeiana isolate 2022-GZ linkage group LG01, ASM4218655v1, whole genome shotgun sequence contains the following coding sequences:
- the EREG gene encoding proepiregulin, which translates to MDCFRRISSVIIFLSFHMLQLVCGTTVGPLCKPGENCTTEMVKTTENPHGFTLKVSKCAPEMRNYCINGQCLYHEEADEHYCQCERGYLGLRCAHSELVKQPLNEEYLALIVFLTSMLLLVTALALFFALKWYKLKKSPRPDQKYMGVNTPLA; encoded by the exons GTTTTCATATGCTACAGCTTGTTTGTGGGACAACAGTTGGACCATTGTGCAAACCTGGAGAAAACTGTACAACTGAAATGG TGAAAACAACTGAAAATCCACATGGATTCACACTGAAGGTATCAAAATGTGCACCAGAAATGAGAAACTACTGTATCAATGGTCAGTGCTTGTACCACGAGGAGGCTGATGAACATTACTGTCA GTGTGAGAGAGGTTATCTAGGACTTCGCTGTGCTCATTCAGAACTTGTAAAGCAACCTCTCAATGAAGAATATTTGGCGCTCATCGTCTTTTTAACATCTATGTTGCTTTTAGTAACTGCCTTGGCTTTGTTCTTTGCACTTAAGTG GTACAAACTTAAAAAATCTCCACGGCCTGACCAGAAATACATGGGAGTCAATACCCCGCTTGCATAG